From Paraglaciecola sp. L1A13:
AAAAACCTTATGCAACGTATGCTAGGTTACGCAACAGACGAAAATGAACCTGCGTGGCCATTACCGCTAGAAACATGGCATCAAGAAAAATGTCCTTCTAATTACGCGGATACGGCGAACAGTCGGGTACAAAAAGGTGGTGGTGCAGGTGGAGCATCGAATGCTGCGGGTTTCTTGTCACGTTTTGTAGGGAATGATGGTCAAGGTTGGTTGCATATGGATCTAGCGGCAGCATTTAATGACAGTGCTGATGCTTATTCACCTGCTGGCGCATCCGCCATGGGAATTCGCACCATCGCTAAAGCGTTGTTAGAAGAATAATACATTAGCGAATATCTCTATAAAACACACACGTTTCTATGTTTTACCTAGGCGCCATTAAAACCGGCCCTAGGTTTATACCTTACGAAAGTGTGCAGCAGGATTTATGTTTGTTATAAGCCACCTAATCGCTCAGCGAGCACTTTGTACTTTTCAACATCTGCAGAATTAAAAATAGGTTTGCCCTGCTCGTTCTTTTCAGTGGCAATTAGCAGGCGTTCACGTTCTAATCGCTCCACTCTAATGGCTTCAATACCCAAAAATGTAGCGACCTCGTCAACTGTCATCACACTCATTTTTTGCTCCTTGTTAAATTAAAATGCCAGCAATGGCAAACGCACTGTCGTTCAGTAAATGACACTCAATCAACCATAGCAAATAATTTACCCAAATGTTTTTTTAAGCCACAAAATAAAAAATAGATAAATGTTTCAATCAGATGGGTTGTGCCTACCAGATGTTATACACTGACAACCATATTATATTCAACATTCAGCCACCATCAGAGTAACACTATGGATACTTGGTCAGCGGCCATTACATTATTTTTGATCATGGACCCCTTAGGCAATTTGCCTGTATTCATGTCAGTATTGAAATCCATTGAACCAAAGCGTCGTCGTGTCGTATTGATTCGAGAGTTGTTATTTTCGCTGATCATCATGATGGGCTTTTTATTTAGTGGTCAAGCGGTATTAGATTTTCTCAGTGTGAAGCAAGAAACAGTAAGCATTGCTGGCGGCATTATTTTATTTTTGATTGCACTTAAAATGATTTTTCCACAACCTGGCGGTGTTACGGGTTTACCTGCAGGTGAAGAGCCCTTTATTGTTCCGCTAGCCATTCCTATGATTGCCGGACCGTCTATTCTTGCTGCGCTGATCTTATTAGCTAATCAAGACCATAGCCGTATGCTTGACTGGTCTCTTGCACTTCTCGCTGCTTGGTTTGTGACGGCCATTATTTTGATGTTTTCCAACTTATTTCATCGCGTACTCGGCGAACGAGGACTCATCGCCATCGAACGGTTAATGGGTATGATCCTAATCATGATTTCAATTCAAATGCTATTAGATGGCATCGGACAATTTTATTCGCTAGTGTAGATTGCGAAACAATGGGGTAACAATGAAAGACAATAAACTAACTATTTTTCAACAGGTTAGAGAGTTAGAAAGCTGGCAGGCAGTGGCTTTCTCAGCAGCATTACTAGAACGAATGCTGCCAAATTACCAACTATTTTGTGAAGCTACAGAGTTCGCCGACCCGAGTCAGTATCGCAATAGTTTGAACGTTATCTGGGAGTGGTTGGCACACCCTAAAACTAAAATCAACTTTGCTGCCCAATTAGAAAAAGTTGAATCAGCGGTGCCTGATCCAAATGATTTCGACAGTATTGGTGTTTACCCAGCTATTGATACAGCCATGTCTATGTCCGCTATTATTTTATTGTTAATGGAAGAAGATTTACAAGGTGCTGTTGTGGTTAGTAAGCTTGCACAAGGTACCGTTGAAGCGTTTATTGAAGCGACCTCTGAAGTCGAACTAAGCGATGAAGAAATAAAGCAACATCCATTGATGCAATGGGAAATCGAGACTCAGCAGGAACTATTAACGCTCTTAGCAAGCAGCCCTAAAAGCGCCCAAACGTGCAAAGATCTACGTGAAATTGCCATCGGGGAAGGCATGAGCAACATTGGTATTGATATCGCTCCCTAACAATAAGCCCCGCGTGTTAAAAGCCCTGCTAATCCCTTTGACAAATTGAACCTCAAAGGGGTTAGATTTAGCGTCTAATCGACTTGGTATAAACTCGCGGTAACCTGACTACTTTGATTCTGTTTCAATAACCGCCAAGTTGATGGCACCATATATTGAGCATTCTGTGTTTCACACTCGATGTATATCAAACCATTTTCATTCAGTAGACCTTGCTGTTGAATTTTTTCTATAGCCCCTGGTAACAAGTTTTTGTTAAACGGAGGGTCGAGAAAAATTAAATCAAATGAATCTTCTAGTTTTGCTAGATAACGTAACGAGTCTGCGCATATCACTTCGGCGCTTAGTGTTGACACTTTTAAGTGGGCGAGATTATTGCGCAAATTAGCCGCAACCTTTTTGTCCAGCTCAATAAACGTCACATGCTTAGCGTAGCGGGATAGTGCTTCAAACCCTAAACCGCCACTTCCGGCGAAAGCATCTAAACAACGGCTATTTTGGGTATGTGCCATTAGCCAATTAAATAGCGTTTCTTTATTACGATCCGTTGTAGGACGCAGCCCTTGTACGTCCATGACCGGTAATTTACGCCCACGCCACTGGCCACTTATGATACGAATTGCGCCATTGGCGGCTTGAGTCTTTTTTACGTCTCGCTTCATTTATATTAGAAATGTTATGATTGCTGCAAACATACGTAAGTGTACTCAATTAACTCAACGATTTTCCAAGGATTTCTAGTCAATATGTCCAAGTTTTTCGGTTGGCTCAAAAAAGACAAGCCCAAGTCAGAGCCGCAAGATCCCTCCAAGAGCGCACCACAAGAAGCCCAAGTAGAGCACCAACCGGCCACAAACCAAGGTGCTCAGCATCAGGGAAGTGAAGAAGGTACTCTTGTTTCAGATGTGGTTGCCACTGAGGTAGAAACATCATCGCTACCCCATTCACCTATCGAGGTGGAAATTGCGCTACATGAAGAAAATAGATCTGATGAAGAAATCGTCAGCCCAGAGGTTAGCGAAACACCATTAGTCTCAAAAGTTGAGCAAGATGCTGCTGCGCAAGCTCCTGAGGTTAAAACGCCAGTTCTGACTGATGATAATCCAGAGCCTCAGCTCGAGGCGATAAAGCCAGAACCTGAAAAGAACCAAGAAAAACCTGCAAAAATAGGCTTGTTTGCCAAATTAAAGCAAAGCCTTTCGCGTACTAAAGAAAGTTTGGGAAGTGGTCTTGTTAGTTTGTTTCGCGGCAAAGCGATTGATGATGAATTATTTGAAGAGCTAGAAACGCAACTGCTTATCGCCGATGTTGGAATTGATACCACCAGTAAAATTATTGCCAAGCTCACAGACGGCGCTAAGCGTAACCAATTGAAAGATGGTGATGCCCTATATCAATT
This genomic window contains:
- a CDS encoding helix-turn-helix domain-containing protein codes for the protein MSVMTVDEVATFLGIEAIRVERLERERLLIATEKNEQGKPIFNSADVEKYKVLAERLGGL
- a CDS encoding YhgN family NAAT transporter produces the protein MDTWSAAITLFLIMDPLGNLPVFMSVLKSIEPKRRRVVLIRELLFSLIIMMGFLFSGQAVLDFLSVKQETVSIAGGIILFLIALKMIFPQPGGVTGLPAGEEPFIVPLAIPMIAGPSILAALILLANQDHSRMLDWSLALLAAWFVTAIILMFSNLFHRVLGERGLIAIERLMGMILIMISIQMLLDGIGQFYSLV
- a CDS encoding YjaG family protein — its product is MKDNKLTIFQQVRELESWQAVAFSAALLERMLPNYQLFCEATEFADPSQYRNSLNVIWEWLAHPKTKINFAAQLEKVESAVPDPNDFDSIGVYPAIDTAMSMSAIILLLMEEDLQGAVVVSKLAQGTVEAFIEATSEVELSDEEIKQHPLMQWEIETQQELLTLLASSPKSAQTCKDLREIAIGEGMSNIGIDIAP
- the rsmD gene encoding 16S rRNA (guanine(966)-N(2))-methyltransferase RsmD encodes the protein MKRDVKKTQAANGAIRIISGQWRGRKLPVMDVQGLRPTTDRNKETLFNWLMAHTQNSRCLDAFAGSGGLGFEALSRYAKHVTFIELDKKVAANLRNNLAHLKVSTLSAEVICADSLRYLAKLEDSFDLIFLDPPFNKNLLPGAIEKIQQQGLLNENGLIYIECETQNAQYMVPSTWRLLKQNQSSQVTASLYQVD